A genomic region of Saccopteryx bilineata isolate mSacBil1 chromosome 1, mSacBil1_pri_phased_curated, whole genome shotgun sequence contains the following coding sequences:
- the LOC136319690 gene encoding olfactory receptor 5F1-like, which produces MTKTNYTSVTEFILLGLADTLELQISLFLLFSVIYTLTLWGNVGMILLIKTDSRLHTPMYFFLANLSFVDISFSSTITPKMLVDLLSEKKTISFAGCFLQMYFFMVAATTECLLFGLMAYDRYVAICSPLLYPLVMSRTVCLKMAAGAFTAGLLNSMVNTSYISSLPFCSSNVIHHFFCDTPPLFRLSCSDTQLNESIISAFAGVNMIGTLLVILTSYAYILFSIFRMHSGEGRHKAFSTCASHLTAIILFYSTAIYTYLRPSSSYSLRQDKVASVFYTVVIPMLNPLIYSLRNKEVKKALWTVIARKRSPSFLGLFG; this is translated from the coding sequence ATGACCAAGACAAACTACACTTCGGTGACAGAGTTCATCCTGCTGGGATTAGCAGACACGCTGGAGCTACAGATTAGCCTCTTTTTGCTCTTTTCTGTGATTTACACTCTGACACTCTGGGGGAATGTTGGGATGATCCTCTTAATCAAGACTGATTCACGACTTCACACACCCATGTATTTCTTCCTGGCTAACCTGTCCTTTGTGGATATTTCCTTTTCATCCACCATCACCCCAAAAATGCTGGTGGATTTATTGTCAGAGAAGAAAACTATCTCATTTGCTGGCTGCTTTCTGCAGATGTACTTCTTTATGGTTGCGGCCACTACTGAATGCCTCCTCTTTGGGTTAATGGCCTATGACCGCTATGTGGCCATATGCAGCCCTCTACTTTACCCCTTGGTCATGTCCAGGACAGTCTGCCTAAAAATGGCAGCAGGGGCCTTCACAGCGGGGCTGTTGAACTCCATGGTGAACACAAGTTACATAAGCAGCTTGCCGTTCTGCAGTTCCAATGTCATCCACCACTTCTTCTGTGACACCCCTCCACTTTTTAGACTCTCATGTTCTGACACACAACTGAATGAAAGTATCATTTCTGCCTTTGCTGGAGTAAATATGATTGGAACTCTGCTGGTCATCCTCACCTCCTATGCCTACATTCTCTTCTCCATCTTCCGTATGCActcaggggaggggaggcacaAAGCTTTCTCTACGTGTGCCTCTCACCTGACAGCGATAATTCTGTTCTATTCCACTGCCATCTACACCTATCTGAGACCTAGTTCCAGCTACTCCCTGCGTCAGGACAAAGTGGCTTCTGTGTTCTACACAGTGGTGATCCCCATGTTGAACCCTCTGATCTACAGCCTCAGGAATAAGGAAGTAAAGAAGGCTTTATGGACTGTAATTGCCAGGAAAAGAAGCCCTTCATTTCTGGGATTGTTTGGTTAA
- the LOC136320782 gene encoding olfactory receptor 5F1-like — protein MTRTNYTLVTEFILLGLADTLELQISLFLLFFVIYTLTLWGNVGMILLIRTDSRLHTPMYFFLANLSFVDICCSSNVTPKMLVDLLSEKKTISFAGCFLQMYFFIALATTECLLFGLMAYDRYVAICSPLLYPLVMSRTVCLKMAAGVFTAGLLNSMVHTSYVSSLPFCGSNVIHHFFCDTPPILRLSCSDTHVNESIFSTFPGVNIVGTLVVILTSYAYILFSIFRMHSEEGRHKAFSTCASHLTAIILFYSTAIYTYLRPSSSYSLSQDKVASVFYTVVIPMLNPLIYSLRNKDVKKALWTVIIRKRSPLFLGLFC, from the coding sequence ATGACCAGGACAAATTACACCTTGGTGACAGAGTTCATCCTGCTGGGATTAGCAGACACGCTGGAGCTACAGATTAGCctctttttgctcttttttgTGATTTACACTCTGACACTCTGGGGGAATGTTGGGATGATCCTCTTAATCAGAACTGATTCACGACTTCACACACCCATGTATTTCTTCCTGGCTAACCTATCCTTCGTAGACATTTGCTGTTCTTCCAATGTCACCCCAAAGATGCTGGTGGATTTATTGTCAGAGAAGAAAACCATCTCATTTGCTGGCTGCTTTCTGCAGATGTACTTCTTTATCGCCTTGGCCACTACTGAATGCCTCCTCTTTGGGTTAATGGCCTATGATCGTTATGTGGCCATATGCAGCCCTCTACTTTACCCCTTGGTCATGTCCAGGACAGTCTGCCTAAAAATGGCAGCAGGGGTATTCACAGCAGGGTTGTTGAACTCCATGGTTCACACAAGTTATGTTAGCAGCTTGCCATTCTGCGGTTCCAATGTCATCCACCACTTCTTCTGTGACACCCCTCCAATTTTAAGGCTCTCATGTTCTGACACACATGTGAATGAAAGCATCTTTTCCACTTTTCCTGGAGTAAATATTGTTGGGACTCTGGTGGTCATCCTCACGTCCTATGCCTACATTCTCTTCTCCATCTTCCGTATGCACTCAGAGGAAGGGAGGCACAAAGCTTTCTCTACATGTGCCTCTCACCTGACAGCAATAATTCTGTTCTATTCCACTGCCATCTACACCTATCTGAGACCTAGTTCCAGCTACTCCCTGAGTCAGGATAAAGTGGCTTCTGTGTTCTACACAGTGGTGATCCCCATGTTGAACCCTCTGATCTACAGCCTCAGGAATAAAGATGTAAAGAAGGCTTTATGGACTGTAATTATTAGGAAAAGGAGCCCTTTGTTTCTGggattgttttgttaa